A single Camarhynchus parvulus chromosome 5, STF_HiC, whole genome shotgun sequence DNA region contains:
- the FCF1 gene encoding rRNA-processing protein FCF1 homolog has product MGKQKKARKYAVMKRMISLRDERLKEKDRVKAPVKKKEDPSAIKEREVPQHPSCLFFQYNTQLGPPYHILVDTNFINFSIKAKLDLVQSMMDCLYAKCIPCITDCVMGEIEKLGQKYRVALRIAKDPRFERLPCMHKGTYADDCLVQRVTQHKCYIVATVDKELKRRIRKIPGVPIMYISRHRYNIERMPDDYGAPRF; this is encoded by the exons ATG GGGAAGCAGAAGAAGGCGCGGAAGTACGCGGTCATGAAGCGCATGATCAGCCTCCGGGACGAGCGCCT TAAAGAGAAGGACCGCGTGAAAGCCcctgtgaagaagaaggaggaccCGAGTGCCATCAAAGAGCGGGAGGT cccccagcatCCCTCTTGTTTGTTCTTCCAATATAATACACAGCTGGGCCCCCCTTACCACATCCTGGTTGACACTAACTTCATCAACTTCTCCATCAAGGCCAAACTGGACCTCGTGCAGTCGATGATGGACTGTCTCTATGCCAAGT GTATTCCATGTATCACAGATTGTGTAATGGGTGAAATTGAGAAGTTAGGACAGAAGTACCGTGTGGCATTAAG AATTGCCAAGGACCCTCGGTTTGAACGCTTGCCATGTATGCACAAAGGAACCTACGCCGATGACTGCTTGGTGCAAAGGGTCACTCAG CACAAATGTTACATTGTGGCCACAGTGGATAAAGAGCTCAAGCGGAGAATACGAAAAATCCCTGGAGTGCCCATCATGTATATTTCCAGGCACAG gTACAATATTGAGAGGATGCCAGATGATTATGGAGCTCCCCGATTCTAA
- the LOC115904552 gene encoding formin-like protein 3, producing the protein MSLDTAPVCGQPHPASCPGERARCVSLSVCLALRARLGPALQAAVRQAALPPAQRGALPRRSRSTARRGWGLAAQAPCAARRRGLCPLRAPPCTRPGACTGRPGTTRRPPPPSRPRRCPSLPQRAASRRSADAASQLPAAGARAPAAAPPPAGSSGFLSLQEQHLAQLQQLQQMHQKQLQSVLLGPPPPPGPPPPGLPPPPLPGSFTDWQQQPPVPPVPPPVRSYQKQYGHREPPPRKPPPAARDRDGQEPAGGHGDWGEPVPAEPVPMDMEL; encoded by the exons ATGAGCTTAGATA CGGCTCCCGTGTGTGGCCAGCCCCATCCcgcctcctgccctggggagcgGGCGCGATGTGTtagtctgtctgtctgcctggCGCTCCGGGCTCGCCTCGGCCCCGCGCTGCAGGCAGCTGTCCGCCAGGCGGCGCTGCCACCCGCCCAGCGGGGCGCTCTGCCGCGGCGCTCACGCTCGACTGCCCGGCGGGGGTGGGGCTTGGCCGCGCAGGCGCCGTGCGCCGCACGCCGCCGCGGCCTGTGTCCGCTCCGCGCTCCGCCATGTACCCGGCCTGGGGCTTGTACGGGGCGGCCGGGCACTACCCGCCGCCCCCCACCTCCATCCCGCCCCCGCCGCTGCCCATCCCTCCCCCAGCGTGCCGCCTCCCGCCGTTCCGCCGATGCCGCTTCCCAGCTACCCGCCGCCGGGgcccgcgcccccgccgccgcgccgccgcccgccggtTCCTCGGGGTTCctgagcctgcaggagcagcacctggcccagctgcagcagctccagcagatgCACCAGAAGCAGCTGCAGTCCGTACTCTTGGgtcccccgccgccgccgggcccgcccccgccggggctgccgccgccgccgctgcccggctCCTTCACcgactggcagcagcagccgccggtgccgccggtgccgccgccggtCCGCAGCTACCAGAAGCAGTACGGCCACCGTGAGCCGCCGCCGCGCAAGCCGCCCCCCGCGGCCCGGGACCGCGACGGGCAGGAGCCGGCGGGCGGGCACGGCGACTGGGGCGAGCCGGTGCCCGCCGAGCCGGTGCCCATGGACATGGAGCTG